In one window of Methanolobus mangrovi DNA:
- a CDS encoding cobalamin biosynthesis protein codes for MIIGIGARKGINSQEAIDAINSALAEAGRSIDEVHALASAKLKENEAGLHEAAEILGIGITFIDHDELNTYDAPSASQAKRFGLTGVAEPAALALSEKKELILRKKAYGRVTIAIAE; via the coding sequence ATGATCATAGGTATCGGAGCCCGAAAGGGCATCAACAGCCAGGAAGCAATCGATGCGATCAACAGTGCACTTGCTGAGGCCGGCAGGAGCATCGATGAAGTACATGCGCTGGCGTCTGCAAAGTTAAAAGAGAATGAAGCAGGCCTCCATGAGGCAGCAGAAATTCTCGGTATTGGAATCACTTTCATTGATCACGATGAATTGAATACATATGATGCGCCGTCAGCTTCGCAGGCAAAACGCTTCGGGCTTACAGGTGTGGCAGAGCCTGCTGCACTGGCGTTGTCGGAAAAAAAAGAATTGATACTAAGGAAGAAGGCATATGGTAGGGTCACAATCGCAATCGCAGAGTGA